In Vulpes lagopus strain Blue_001 chromosome 20, ASM1834538v1, whole genome shotgun sequence, the DNA window CTATTCTCCAACTTATAATTTGTATAAGCTCATCTCctgatatatgttaaaaatagtatttcataaGCTCCATTAcatctttgaaaaggaaaaaaaaatctttgaaattaaaatgaaaaatactggtATTACAGCTCTCGCTCTATTTTTCTTTGGCTCTAAAATTCAATACTTCCTTTAATGAACAAGAATAAATTCCTGTTCTATGAAGCTTACTGACTATCCATCTTTAATCTATTAAACTATGTGGTCAGTATATAAAAAATATGCTAAGATCACATAAATGTGTATAATACCACATAAGTAGAGTGCACTATGCTAATTTGGCATCAGAAATTCTGTCTTTCATTTCACTTGTATGAGAATGTGTGACAAAGTATGAAGTGCACTAGACTGCAAGTAAGGGCTTTTAAGTCCTCATGTTTACCGTCATTTAACAAACAGTGTGGACCAGGGCCACCCTCCTTTTTCTCGATTGTATGATGTGTCTCTCATCTATGACACATAAAATAGTGCATCCCTTTCTGCTTAATATGTCCTATGTATCTCTAAACCAACCTAAAgcttctgaaaagaaaacaacaaaaaagtactCAATGCAATGACATATTAATGAAACCAAAGTTTCTTTAAGGAAGTTTAATGCAGAGAAGTAGAAAATGGTAGGTggggaggaaactgagatttggaaatctttctttcttttttttttttaattgtatttatttatttgagagagaccaagagcatgagtgggatgaggggcagagggagaagcagagtccctgttgagtggggagcccaatgcagggctggctctgggagctgagatcatgacctgagtgaagacagatgcttaatggactgaatcacccagtcgccccagaaatatttcctttaattaaTGATAAGACTCTACATGAAACAATGGctttagaaatcaaaataaaatattgcagaaTGCAATTCTGACCGGAAGTCACTTTGTGATTTAGTATTTGTGGATGAAATTCTTACTGCATCTTACTGCATCTAGACTTACTGCATCTCAaaggaataatgaaaaatattattggtTTCCAAGATCTACTTGCTCCAGTGAGAATTTCAACCTAATCTGAAGGAGTCCAATGAACCAGCCTATAGAGGAGAGAATCCTATTTCATCAGAGTGTATTCAGACTGTAACATGCTGTGTTTGCTTGTGGCCCAAGTCACAGCCTGCTGGGAGTGGCAGCCCCTGCCATCAGCCTCAGTCAGGGAGCAGACATTTCTCTGTGTATTATCAAGGAGCTGGAGGCTCCTGTGCGGGCCAGACCTCACGGAGATGCCGACGGTGAGCTGCTGCCAGACAGACGAGGGAGAGGCTCTCACTCTGTATTTAAGGGCCCATGAGCTGCAGGAAGACAGTGTTCCTGCTTCTTCTAAGTGGCATGTGTGAAGAGATATCTGATTTAGCAGCCCTAACAGCCCACAGGAAACTTGATCCAAACAGAAACAGAATGTGAAATAACAGGGCTCTCATCCTTGAGTTTAAGAAAAGAGGAGACTAAGAATTCTGTGTCTCTGTTAAACCGGGCATTATGTTGGGAGCGTTAAACATATACTTTCATTTAATTTCCCGAAATATCATGTATGCTTGTAgagtttaaaaatgtaacttcAGTTATCTAGTAAATAAGTACtcgtgggtaaaaaaaaaaaaaaaaaaaatgaataaataaaataaaaatctgatcaTCTGAAGCAGTGATTCAGACCCAGGAATGGAAAGTGTGGCTTCTGGAATCCTGCAACCTGGTTTCAAAATTTGTTGCAACCACTTCCTAGTGAAGAGACTTGCCtaagttttctaaattttgtgtgctttttcttcctcatctgcaaaatgtagGTAGTGTTTATATAACAACGTTGTAAGATTCAAATTAGATTATCTCTGTTAATTGCTTAGACAAATATCTAATGTTTAATAAGTCCCtggaaattttttaatattattttccagtGATCTTCAAAATCTACGCTTATTCTAAAATGTTATTCTGCTTCCTGTATTTGAGTGGGATAATCATAATACTCATTGAAATATACGTTTCAATGTTTTTATACTCTGCATATAACGAATACATCATCAATTATATAATTAATCTTAATTATGGTGAAAATCTTGTGCCACGTGTATTTGTTAAAACTTGACTTACTCTACCCTTCATTGCTTGAAAGTTGCTCTTTGATGAATTATAAGTAATACACTATTGGAAATGGAAAACTTAATTGGTAACTTTGTAGCTTAAGAAATTGTGAGTAGAGAGCAATGaagacagaaattttttttaaataaatgaaaagaataagtgcattaaaagaaatagagaaacttaaataaaatgcttcaaggaaaatgttatttttgcaCCGTCATCTGAATGCCTCACAGATATCTTGAACTTAACATGTTGAAAAGAAAACTTATTACCCCATCCCTATTGCAAACTGAATTTTTAGTCTGTTTTGTATGTCCTGTTAAATAACATGGATTAGTAATCTTATGATTCATTTGCTCTTACTCAAACTAAATCTTTGTGAATTAAATAGTAGTAGAGAAATATCTTCTAAAGTGTACTTATTCATACTTAGAAGTatgttattcaacaaatatttggctAATGCTTTTCATAGGCATAcgcttttttaaaagtttataaacaaTAGTGAACAAATTCTTCTTCCTACAGTCTTTGAAGAAAGACAAATCCATgcataatacaattaaaaattctgATAGTACTTACTATAAATAAGCACActaacagaacaaaacaaaataaaaaagaacagtggAAGGCTAAAAATTCAAGGGAAACATCTGATTGCTATTTCTTTCATCTGGAACACACCTTCTCAGATAATTACATTGTTCTCAAATCTTAGGCCTCTGTTCTAATGTTGCGTCACCATCATCTACATAAAATATCAACCCTCCTCCAGTATGAAAGGGTTAGACTTCCTTAATATGGTTATTTTTTAGTAATAAGACATATTGACAGCTGACTGTGGCATGTttacttgtatatttattttcactacCGCCTCCCAGAATGAAAATCTGAGAAGGCAGGGACTGTATCTTGTTTATTGTCATGTCCCAGGGCCCAGAAGAACCAGAGACATACTAAATACTCAGTAAACATTGTCCAATAAATGAATGAGATACCTTTATCTGTGGGCCTCAAGAAAAGGAGAGGCTAATGGATTAGAGATGGGAGGAGGCAAGAACTTATTAGCTAAGGGAGCACAGTATCTATCTGCAATAATATGTAAAGAACCTAAGAGCTTGGAAAAATAAAGGAGCTAGTATATTTGGGATacagtaaaaagaagaaacatggcTCAGAAGAGATTGGAAATATACAGtgttgaggggggcacttggcggtatgagcactgggtgttatgctatatgttggcaaattgaactccaataaaaaaaaaaaacaacaaaaaggaaatacacagTGTCAATTCTTACAAGgctttcttaataatattttgatttttttttttaagattttacttgagagaaagcacatgagcagggggaggaccAGAGAGTGGGAGACATGCTGACTCcccatcaagacctgagccaaaggcagacgcttagcagacagagccacacaggcgtcccctaGCCACACTTTCAATACTTCGTTGTCAAGGGCCATttctatcactgcagaaagttctatcagaCAGTGCTATGTGAGATCTGACAGGAGGGGGAATTCAGTACTTCACAAATTAGGACACAACAGCAGCTCAGctgaaaggtctcacatttattacTGAACCAACCTACTGGTATAGAGGCATAGTAATAGAGAAAATCATTCCCTTGATAAGACATGTCTATTGGACAGGTAGGAAGGATGTTTCCATATTGATAGGATTGGAACATGAGATCTCCATGGAGCTTAAATATGTGTGCCAATTATGTTTGCTATTTCATGATGTGTGATGCTTCCTCATAGACCCAGCTTGGTTCTTCTCCAGTGTCTCCTCTTGGAGTTGTACctgattttattaccagttttcatcCGAATCCACTGGGGAATAGGacaattctgcttttgtttcttggccaggAATCGCTTGATTCTGAAAGTCCTGTGAGAAGACATGGTGATCACAGTCAACCACACGCAACCAGGATGGCGGCGGAAAGggtgaatttgtttttttataaattaggGTAACTGAATGTcttgaaagtaaaataatacaatCCCATTTATTTAGTGTTCATTTAGTGTGGTACCTTAAgtatttttgttaagttttacAGCTAAAAAACAATCATACTGAGGtataatttccataaaataaaatgtgtccacTGTAATTATTCAAATACATGTGTTCTAATAACTCCACAAATCATGTAACCACAAACTCAGTCAAGATATCAAATATTTTCACCTCTCCAAAAAGAGCCTTGGTTCTCCTTTCTAGGTAGTCCACAAATGCCTATCATAGATTGGAAATTATGGACGGACTCTGTGACACAATAGATTTGTTTTCctgttctttactttttttaaaaaaagaaatggaatcatacctaATATACTCATTTGTTTCTGTCTTCCTTTACTTATGATTATATTTTTGACCCATCCATGTTATTGAGTGCATTActagtccatttattttttattgccatGTTGTATTTCACTGCACTCATACtccaggattttttcttttttaaccattcattggttgatggacacttgggttgtttacAGTTCAGCACTTTTAAGAATAAGCCTATTAATAAACATGTAACAATACATGTATGGACATATATTTCATAACTCTTAGGTAATGAAGGATTGGAACAACTGAgtcatgaaataaatttatttttaaatttatagacaTTACCAGAAAGTTCTCCAAGTAGTTCCATCATTTCATATTGTACCACCAGTGTTCTAGGAGAGTTCTAGATTCTCAATATCCTCAGCAATACTTGATAATTTTAGGAATTCTAGTTGTTGTGTAATTGcatattattatgattttattttatattttcttgctgTATAATATTGCTTACCATCTTTCATGTCCTAGAGACTATTCATGTACCTTCTTTCTTGAAGTATTCATACAAATCATTCACACAGTCTTAAAGGGGAATGTTTATCTTATtaaattttaacagtattttttttctagatacaagtcccctttcatgtatatgtattacaaatatttttggcCAGTATGAAGCTTACCTTATcactttcttaatatttttaaaaaacactttttgttttattcagtttaaagtcattttttaactACTTTAAGCTTCTTATACCTTAAGGTGTCTTTGTCTACTTGAACGCATGGGctattttagatcttttatctAATTTTCCAATATTTGTAGATTTTTATATGGTGTTTatggatttctaatttaattttttattgatcaGAAAATTTTCTCTATGATTtcaattcatttacttttttcagatttctttcatgGCTTTCTATTTTCTGTGTTCATATTTCATGTGCACgtcaataaaatgtatattttggtaGTTTGGGTTGTAATCCTCTAAGGGGTCAGTTAGGTCAAGTACCTGATCAATAttgttcaaattaaaaatatatatatagttcaaattttctatatttttagtgAATTTTCTCTATGACTCTATTAATTGCTGACAGAAGAGCACCAAATATCGAATTATGATTGTGGGTTTGTTCCGTTTCTGCTTTCAGATTTGTctccttttgtttcatttcttttttgtgatttattGTTATAAACATCCATAAATTTTGAATTACTAGTCATGCTTAATGAATTGaagcttttattattaaatatgtgcCTTTTGTCTTTAGTAATATCCTTTTATCTGAAGTCAACTTTGCCTAATGTTAATATTTCCACGTTAGCTTTCTTATGATTCTATGTagaattgttaattttatattgtgtttCCTAAACACAGCTGAGAGTTAGGCTTTgcttttttgtcctttcttatatttttaatcttttacttGGAGTATTTGAATCacttatatataatgtaattgcAAATCTAGTTGGTATACTGGGCTAAATAGTTACCCCTAAAATTAATGCCCACTTGGGCATAACCTAT includes these proteins:
- the LOC121479239 gene encoding 60S ribosomal protein L39-like, producing the protein MSSHRTFRIKRFLAKKQKQNCPIPQWIRMKTGNKIRYNSKRRHWRRTKLGL